The Ktedonobacteraceae bacterium genome window below encodes:
- the mce gene encoding methylmalonyl-CoA epimerase, with the protein MPKRIDHVAIIVRNIEQALVFYRDTLGIIPSEIKEVPTEQVRIAFLPMGGPGGSEIELIEPTTADSSLSKFLDKRGEGLHHICLEVENIDAALAEMQEKGSPVLDKQPRIAAEGRAIFIHPKAANGVLLELIEKPS; encoded by the coding sequence ATGCCCAAACGCATTGATCATGTTGCCATCATCGTGCGCAACATCGAACAGGCGCTCGTCTTTTACCGTGATACGCTGGGTATTATCCCCAGCGAGATCAAAGAGGTGCCGACGGAGCAGGTGCGCATCGCATTTCTTCCAATGGGCGGTCCCGGCGGCAGCGAGATCGAATTGATCGAGCCGACCACAGCCGACTCCAGCCTATCAAAGTTCCTGGACAAGCGTGGAGAGGGCCTGCACCATATCTGCCTGGAGGTGGAGAATATCGACGCGGCTCTGGCCGAGATGCAGGAAAAGGGCTCGCCGGTGCTGGATAAGCAACCACGCATCGCCGCCGAGGGACGAGCTATCTTTATTCATCCCAAAGCGGCGAATGGAGTGTTGCTGGAGTTGATAGAAAAACCATCTTAA
- a CDS encoding HAD-IA family hydrolase has translation MDAVIFDMDGVIVDSEIHWKTTEGFFLQSLAPAWNVNDQDKIIGLAVHDVYKMLVDTYQLQKTKAEFLELYLEMANKIYGQKVSLIKGFTELLARLHKNNIPVALASSSPRTWIDIVLQRFHLRESFKVVVSADELNGEGKPSPAIYLLTARQLGIRPERCIAIEDSKNGVLSAKNAGMFCIGFRNGFNDEQDLSRADKVIYGFDEVDWEMLKQIFGIE, from the coding sequence ATGGATGCAGTCATTTTTGATATGGATGGCGTCATTGTAGACAGTGAGATTCATTGGAAAACCACCGAGGGCTTTTTTCTACAATCGCTTGCGCCGGCATGGAATGTCAACGACCAGGATAAGATCATTGGCCTGGCTGTACACGATGTATACAAAATGCTGGTCGATACCTATCAGTTGCAAAAAACAAAGGCAGAATTTTTGGAACTCTACCTGGAAATGGCCAATAAGATTTACGGCCAGAAAGTGTCCCTTATCAAAGGTTTCACAGAATTACTTGCAAGGCTGCATAAGAACAATATTCCGGTCGCCCTGGCCTCATCTTCTCCAAGAACCTGGATAGATATTGTGCTGCAAAGGTTTCACCTGCGGGAATCCTTCAAAGTAGTGGTCAGCGCCGATGAACTGAATGGCGAGGGAAAGCCATCTCCGGCAATCTACCTGCTCACAGCCAGGCAATTGGGTATCAGACCCGAGAGGTGCATCGCTATTGAAGACTCAAAAAACGGGGTTCTCTCAGCTAAAAATGCCGGGATGTTCTGCATCGGCTTCCGCAATGGATTCAATGATGAACAAGATTTGTCGCGGGCAGATAAGGTTATTTACGGATTTGATGAGGTGGACTGGGAAATGCTAAAGCAGATATTTGGTATAGAGTAA
- a CDS encoding type II toxin-antitoxin system MqsA family antitoxin, with protein sequence MQCVFCGQGETEPGLATVTSTPENTTVVFRDVPAEVCTTCGEEYLSKEIMGELLRIAREAARAGVQVDVRTYKAA encoded by the coding sequence ATGCAATGCGTTTTTTGTGGACAAGGCGAAACCGAACCAGGATTGGCTACCGTTACTTCGACGCCTGAGAATACGACTGTTGTCTTTCGTGATGTACCGGCGGAGGTATGTACCACCTGTGGCGAGGAGTATCTCAGCAAAGAGATTATGGGCGAGTTATTAAGGATTGCACGTGAGGCGGCACGGGCAGGTGTGCAAGTCGATGTACGCACCTATAAAGCGGCATAA
- a CDS encoding acyl-CoA carboxylase subunit beta, which yields MTTSERTPQESSELKGTHEKILELRRLKEQAMLGGGKKRIEAQHQKGKLTARERLDLLLDPGTFNELDMFVTHRSTDFGLDEQKILGDGVVTGYGQIDGRLVYVFSQDFTVFGGSLSEAHAEKICKIMDMAMKNGAPVIGLNDSGGARIQEGVVSLGAYADIFLRNTLASGVVPQISAIMGPCAGGAVYSPAITDFIFMVEQTSYMFVTGPNVLKTVTHEDVTFEELGGAMVHNSTSGVAHFSCPTEPDCIRLIRQLMSYIPSNNLEDPPRIVPIDSPTRAEEALDSIIPDNPNKPYDIKTVIRHIVDDGDFFEVQEYFATNIVIGFARLNGRSIGIVAQQPGSLAGVLDINSSDKAARFVRFCDCFNIPIITFVDVPGFLPGVSQEHNGIIRHGAKLLYAYCEATVPKITVITRKAYGGAYDVMNSKHVRGDINYAWPTAEIAVMGAEGAVNILFKDEIDQAEDPEQRRKELIAEYTEKFNNPYIAASRGYIDEVIEPRYTRTKLITALEMLKNKRDSNPPKKHGNIPL from the coding sequence ATGACCACAAGTGAACGTACTCCTCAAGAATCCTCTGAGTTGAAAGGCACGCACGAAAAAATTTTAGAGCTGCGCCGTTTGAAAGAGCAGGCTATGCTCGGCGGTGGCAAGAAACGCATCGAAGCACAGCACCAGAAAGGGAAGCTCACCGCGCGCGAGCGGCTTGACCTCTTACTTGATCCAGGCACGTTCAATGAACTGGATATGTTCGTCACGCATCGCTCCACGGACTTTGGGCTGGACGAGCAGAAAATTCTGGGCGATGGCGTCGTCACAGGCTATGGACAGATCGATGGTCGCCTGGTCTATGTCTTCTCGCAGGATTTCACCGTCTTCGGCGGCTCGCTTTCCGAGGCACATGCCGAAAAGATCTGCAAGATCATGGATATGGCGATGAAAAATGGCGCCCCGGTGATTGGTTTGAACGACTCCGGCGGCGCTCGCATCCAGGAAGGTGTCGTCAGTCTGGGCGCGTATGCCGATATTTTCTTGCGCAACACCCTGGCCTCCGGCGTCGTGCCCCAGATTTCGGCCATTATGGGACCCTGCGCGGGCGGCGCGGTCTACTCGCCCGCCATCACCGACTTTATTTTTATGGTCGAGCAGACTAGCTATATGTTTGTGACCGGCCCGAACGTGCTGAAAACGGTCACGCACGAGGATGTGACCTTCGAGGAGCTGGGCGGCGCGATGGTTCACAACAGCACCAGCGGGGTCGCTCATTTCTCGTGTCCCACCGAGCCTGATTGCATCCGCCTGATTCGCCAGCTGATGAGCTACATTCCCTCGAACAACCTGGAAGACCCGCCGCGCATCGTTCCCATCGACTCGCCCACGCGCGCCGAGGAAGCGTTGGACAGCATCATCCCCGACAATCCGAACAAGCCCTATGATATAAAGACCGTCATTCGCCATATCGTCGATGATGGCGATTTCTTCGAGGTGCAGGAGTATTTTGCCACCAATATTGTGATTGGCTTCGCGCGTTTGAATGGTCGCTCTATTGGCATCGTGGCGCAGCAGCCCGGTTCGCTTGCGGGCGTGCTGGATATCAATTCGTCGGATAAGGCGGCACGTTTTGTGCGCTTCTGCGACTGCTTCAACATTCCCATCATCACCTTCGTGGATGTGCCGGGATTCCTACCGGGCGTGAGCCAGGAACATAACGGCATCATCCGGCACGGCGCGAAGTTGCTCTACGCCTATTGTGAGGCGACCGTGCCAAAGATCACGGTGATTACGCGCAAGGCCTACGGTGGCGCCTATGATGTGATGAACAGCAAGCACGTGCGCGGCGACATCAACTATGCGTGGCCCACAGCGGAAATCGCCGTCATGGGCGCGGAAGGTGCGGTCAACATTCTGTTTAAGGATGAGATTGACCAGGCCGAGGACCCCGAACAGCGCCGCAAGGAACTGATCGCCGAGTATACCGAGAAGTTCAACAATCCCTACATCGCCGCCAGCCGGGGCTACATCGACGAGGTGATCGAGCCACGCTATACGCGCACAAAGCTGATTACAGCCCTGGAAATGCTGAAAAACAAACGGGATTCGAATCCACCAAAGAAACACGGAAATATTCCGTTGTAA
- a CDS encoding DUF402 domain-containing protein — protein sequence MRLDFQVESRSYDQMLRGTWRGYQLDAKTQLSNEPVAEAASDCLRLWLPAGTLMNWSTATRPLRYNCVQFYWPRRWYTFSAMYDGRTLVHTYVFIIQPATIELDRLSYVDLDLRMLVQPDLSYEVLTQAEFEEFAETLNYSEETRIGALMAMDTLTNSIRLGVGLFATIPHTLRQTDFHLQSCKQ from the coding sequence ATGCGACTAGATTTTCAGGTGGAGAGTCGAAGTTATGACCAGATGCTGCGTGGCACGTGGCGAGGGTATCAGCTGGACGCAAAAACGCAACTCAGTAATGAGCCGGTGGCGGAGGCGGCAAGTGATTGCCTGCGGCTCTGGCTGCCTGCTGGAACCCTCATGAACTGGTCGACCGCGACGCGTCCACTGCGCTACAATTGTGTGCAGTTTTACTGGCCCAGGCGCTGGTATACATTCAGTGCCATGTATGATGGGCGCACATTAGTGCATACCTATGTTTTCATTATCCAGCCTGCCACCATTGAGCTAGACAGACTTTCCTACGTTGACCTCGACCTGCGCATGCTGGTGCAGCCGGATTTATCATATGAGGTGTTGACCCAGGCCGAATTTGAGGAATTTGCCGAAACACTGAACTACAGCGAGGAGACGCGCATCGGCGCGTTGATGGCGATGGATACCCTGACCAACTCCATTCGGCTGGGTGTAGGTCTCTTCGCAACCATTCCGCACACATTGCGCCAGACCGATTTTCATCTCCAGTCCTGCAAACAGTAG
- a CDS encoding amidohydrolase family protein: MLIDFHTHIFPSDVRDHREQYCARDPWFKQLYANPRTELATVEDLVVEMDDAGVDAAVTFSFGWTDAGLIEETNSYVIEAMKRYPGRIYGMAVLQPTVGARAALELDRCARAGMIGLGELMPHGQGYKLSDIQLLMPVMEVVRHHQLLVLSHCSEPVGHLYPGKGDVSLHDIVTFLTAFPDVRFIAAHWGGGLPFYTLMPEIQRVTANVWYDTAATVYLYQQRIFPVVADLVGAERILFASDYGLLRQRRIITHIEQSGLDAGAVKMILGGNAEHLLFHR; this comes from the coding sequence ATGCTAATCGATTTTCATACGCACATATTTCCATCGGATGTCCGCGATCACCGGGAGCAATATTGCGCGCGCGATCCCTGGTTTAAGCAACTATACGCGAATCCTCGTACAGAGCTGGCGACCGTGGAGGACCTGGTCGTCGAAATGGATGATGCCGGGGTAGATGCGGCCGTCACATTCTCATTCGGCTGGACCGATGCGGGGCTGATCGAGGAGACGAACAGCTATGTCATCGAGGCCATGAAGCGCTATCCGGGACGAATTTATGGTATGGCAGTACTTCAGCCAACAGTTGGAGCGCGGGCAGCCCTGGAATTGGATCGCTGCGCCAGGGCCGGGATGATCGGGCTGGGCGAATTAATGCCTCACGGCCAGGGTTATAAGCTGAGCGATATTCAACTGCTGATGCCGGTAATGGAAGTTGTGCGCCACCATCAATTGCTGGTGCTGTCACACTGTAGCGAGCCGGTAGGGCATCTCTACCCTGGCAAGGGCGATGTATCGTTGCATGATATCGTTACCTTCCTCACCGCCTTTCCCGATGTGCGTTTTATAGCTGCGCACTGGGGCGGAGGTCTACCATTTTACACGCTCATGCCGGAGATACAGCGCGTCACAGCCAATGTATGGTATGATACTGCTGCCACCGTCTACCTCTACCAGCAGCGTATTTTTCCGGTAGTGGCAGACCTGGTTGGCGCGGAACGAATTCTATTTGCCAGCGATTACGGCCTTTTACGCCAGCGGCGAATTATCACTCATATTGAACAATCCGGCCTGGACGCCGGAGCAGTCAAGATGATATTAGGCGGGAACGCGGAACATCTGTTATTTCACCGGTAA
- a CDS encoding GNAT family N-acetyltransferase: MEELSIREVTRENWRAALHLAVHPEQQRFIADYVPIAVIALAKAYIRPGGLLWVPYAIYKGAEMIGFMELAYEPGSQENYWLFHFFIDYRYQGQSYGKKGLEVFLQFLGEHHPQCRSLQLTVHPENHVAQHLYTEAGFKSTGELLDNEPVYRLALSSIDTSRSDFQDALAAYHAIEPSYREANRRLAE; the protein is encoded by the coding sequence ATGGAAGAACTTTCAATACGCGAGGTCACACGCGAAAATTGGCGTGCCGCGTTGCACCTCGCTGTTCATCCCGAACAACAACGCTTCATCGCGGATTACGTTCCGATTGCCGTCATTGCGCTGGCAAAAGCGTACATCCGTCCAGGCGGGCTGCTATGGGTGCCTTATGCGATTTATAAGGGAGCAGAGATGATCGGTTTCATGGAACTGGCTTATGAACCAGGAAGCCAGGAGAACTACTGGCTATTCCACTTCTTTATCGATTACCGCTATCAGGGACAGAGTTATGGAAAGAAAGGGTTAGAGGTATTCCTTCAATTTCTGGGAGAACATCATCCCCAATGCCGGTCTCTTCAACTCACCGTGCATCCAGAAAATCACGTGGCACAACATCTCTATACCGAGGCAGGATTTAAATCAACAGGCGAGTTGCTGGATAACGAACCAGTTTACAGGCTGGCACTAAGCTCGATAGACACATCTCGCTCGGATTTTCAGGATGCTCTGGCGGCATATCATGCCATTGAACCCTCTTATCGAGAGGCAAATCGTCGCCTGGCCGAATAA
- a CDS encoding adenylate/guanylate cyclase domain-containing protein: protein MRCPNCHTLNPPNAKFCLECGNRLVVCPNCGTVNLPVAKFCIECGTPLAAQGASAAPPPARLANESSDGALDTTTGETQEMTTVSAAENQAMLWETTRDKPYSDGNRGRLPLPEERRVVTIMFADIIGSTPLADHLDPEDMRAILAGYFNLMAEQIRRHGGTIEKYIGDAVVAVFGAPIAHEDDPDRAIRAALDMQAALARFNQRRQAQDPEATRLQMRIGINTGEVAAPGAQFSRQDFLITGDAVNVAARLQQVASPDTILVGERTYFSTRNVFEFRPIAPLHLKGKSEPIRAWVVEGLRTGTPAITQHPRGIEGLQAPLVGRQLELTLMHATYARVQAEKHPHLITLLGAPGIGKSRLVREFIAREQEAAKSASNAGRPVAPRILEGHCPPYGEGITYWPLVEILRSLLNARDGETREDLENRFVEFVRDTLAQAKRNEDIERVTNALVRSIGSGLTGDPAQLGFIDRREIQRSTHSKSTEQGGPQAALLRAWRVLLEAVAQQQPLILIIDDLQWADEALLDLLEYLADRITDQPVLFICPARPDFLERKRDWGGGRRNFTTIVLEALTKEESEELITGLLGTHELPEVLYYTIQNRAEGNPFFVEEIVRMLIDQGVLVNDHGCWHVSEENVATLSELSSPAIPPDDTLIDSHYVLPLPRVVPDTIQGVLAARIDLLSQVEKQVLQYAAIIGRTFWLSGILELAQDLDSGTILKILDVLSQRDFIVETEKHVRTPVEHDRVFIFKHVLIRDVVYNNIPRLRRSQKHAQLALWLEEKAAGNTDAFAELLAYHYRQALVNWSASILASSAGSSEINNEIQEDRRAPVRLTRQELSKRSIQYLTLAGDQAFHGYYTIRAIQAYAEALDLLIALNADKLSIANMHKKLGDAYAQRANADEAWHEYGHALELMKEAEEVNQDDLLCLYRSMAELSTRWLGWFNTRLDMQVVRSYIDAGLKLLEGKPPGGDLADFLTYQAMWYVRQIKYASPDKRAELAEKALSSGQEALRIAEEANDTNSLWVTLDALGFIYERQHKYLEQHAVQHRREELAPLISWREELYDLYTSLGWAHEYISDYPAAAEWFGQAWRIAQTMESPSLLLLSLIGRMYVWYEWNRWDEVREVAHNILRVTEQYQQDEHWQLDALETLADLAYRTGDQEESDRLLRQYKRLAEQRGIQPKLSRSIYLAREEWTRATSDFKEALQQTEPFPSPAVVAILSELYVITGESVEAQQAMCERALSLTEQSGSRKFHAVALRARGRMHLEQAHWEDAERDLQEALKQFEILDTPLERGQTLYCLGLFYRGHADVVNRDNPVTREADIGRAHLYFEQALGFFESLKAVTLAERARTALMQDSKAPV from the coding sequence ATGCGCTGTCCAAACTGTCATACACTCAATCCGCCTAATGCGAAGTTTTGCCTGGAATGCGGCAATCGCCTGGTGGTCTGCCCTAACTGTGGCACCGTGAACCTGCCGGTAGCAAAATTTTGTATCGAATGCGGGACACCTCTTGCTGCACAAGGCGCAAGCGCTGCTCCTCCACCGGCACGTCTTGCAAACGAGAGCAGCGATGGAGCACTCGATACTACAACGGGGGAAACACAGGAAATGACAACCGTTTCTGCCGCTGAAAACCAGGCGATGCTATGGGAGACCACAAGAGATAAACCTTATAGCGATGGCAACAGGGGCAGGCTGCCGCTGCCGGAAGAAAGGCGCGTCGTCACCATCATGTTCGCCGATATCATTGGTTCAACACCACTGGCAGACCATCTCGACCCCGAAGATATGCGAGCGATCCTGGCAGGCTACTTCAATCTGATGGCAGAGCAGATCCGGCGCCACGGTGGTACCATCGAGAAATATATCGGCGATGCAGTCGTAGCGGTATTTGGTGCTCCCATCGCGCATGAAGATGATCCTGACCGTGCCATACGAGCCGCTTTAGACATGCAGGCCGCCCTCGCCAGGTTCAACCAGCGAAGGCAGGCACAGGACCCGGAAGCGACGCGTTTGCAGATGCGCATTGGCATCAACACGGGCGAGGTCGCGGCTCCAGGAGCGCAATTCAGCCGGCAAGATTTTCTCATCACGGGTGATGCTGTGAACGTTGCCGCTCGCCTGCAGCAGGTTGCCAGCCCCGATACCATCCTGGTGGGAGAGCGCACATATTTCTCGACACGCAACGTCTTCGAGTTTCGTCCAATCGCTCCCCTGCATCTCAAGGGCAAGTCGGAACCTATTCGCGCGTGGGTAGTAGAGGGCCTGCGTACAGGTACACCGGCCATTACCCAGCACCCACGCGGCATCGAGGGCCTACAAGCACCGCTCGTAGGACGCCAGCTGGAACTGACACTGATGCACGCGACCTACGCGCGTGTGCAGGCCGAAAAACACCCGCATTTGATTACCCTGCTGGGCGCGCCGGGCATAGGCAAATCGCGCCTGGTACGCGAATTTATCGCCCGCGAGCAGGAGGCGGCCAAATCAGCTTCAAACGCCGGCCGGCCTGTCGCTCCCCGCATCCTCGAGGGGCACTGCCCGCCCTATGGCGAGGGTATTACCTACTGGCCGCTGGTTGAAATCCTGCGCTCCTTGCTGAATGCGCGCGATGGCGAAACCCGCGAAGACCTGGAGAATCGCTTCGTGGAATTTGTGCGCGATACACTGGCGCAGGCAAAGCGCAACGAAGATATCGAGCGGGTAACCAATGCGCTTGTGCGCAGTATCGGCAGTGGTCTGACGGGCGATCCCGCTCAACTCGGTTTTATCGACAGGCGCGAGATTCAGCGCAGCACACATAGCAAAAGTACCGAGCAGGGAGGGCCACAGGCAGCACTGCTGCGTGCCTGGCGCGTCTTGCTTGAGGCAGTAGCCCAGCAGCAGCCACTTATTCTCATCATCGATGACCTTCAGTGGGCGGATGAGGCCCTGCTCGACCTGCTCGAATACCTGGCGGACCGCATCACCGACCAGCCAGTGCTTTTTATCTGTCCTGCTCGCCCAGACTTTCTCGAGCGCAAACGCGACTGGGGGGGTGGCCGCCGCAATTTCACCACTATCGTTCTCGAGGCGCTTACCAAAGAGGAAAGCGAAGAACTGATCACGGGCCTGCTGGGCACGCACGAACTGCCCGAAGTCCTTTATTACACAATTCAGAACCGCGCGGAGGGAAATCCTTTCTTCGTGGAAGAAATCGTGCGCATGCTGATCGATCAGGGCGTGCTGGTCAATGATCACGGCTGCTGGCATGTGAGCGAGGAGAACGTCGCTACGCTGAGCGAGCTATCCAGCCCGGCTATCCCGCCCGATGACACACTGATTGATTCGCATTATGTATTGCCCCTGCCCCGCGTTGTGCCGGATACCATCCAGGGGGTGCTGGCGGCGCGCATCGACCTGCTCAGCCAGGTGGAAAAACAGGTACTCCAATACGCGGCAATCATCGGCCGTACCTTCTGGCTATCGGGCATTCTTGAACTCGCCCAGGACCTCGACTCCGGTACTATTCTCAAGATACTGGATGTGCTTTCACAACGCGACTTTATCGTGGAAACCGAGAAACATGTGCGTACTCCGGTCGAACATGACCGCGTGTTCATCTTCAAGCACGTCCTGATCCGCGACGTGGTTTACAACAACATTCCACGCCTGCGCCGCTCACAAAAACACGCGCAACTCGCGCTCTGGCTGGAAGAAAAGGCCGCCGGTAACACCGACGCTTTCGCGGAATTACTGGCTTATCACTACAGGCAGGCGCTGGTAAACTGGTCGGCCAGTATACTGGCCAGTTCCGCCGGTTCAAGCGAGATCAACAATGAGATTCAGGAGGATAGAAGAGCGCCGGTACGATTGACACGTCAGGAACTGAGCAAGCGCTCAATCCAGTATCTGACGCTAGCAGGAGACCAGGCTTTTCACGGCTATTACACGATCCGCGCAATTCAGGCATATGCTGAGGCGCTGGATTTATTGATCGCCCTCAACGCCGATAAGCTCTCCATCGCGAACATGCATAAGAAACTCGGCGATGCCTACGCCCAGCGTGCCAATGCAGATGAAGCATGGCATGAGTACGGACACGCGCTGGAACTCATGAAGGAGGCCGAGGAGGTTAACCAGGATGACCTGCTGTGCCTGTATCGCAGTATGGCAGAATTATCGACCCGCTGGCTGGGATGGTTCAACACGCGCCTCGATATGCAGGTAGTACGCTCGTATATCGATGCTGGCCTGAAATTGCTGGAGGGGAAACCACCCGGCGGCGACCTGGCCGATTTCTTGACCTACCAGGCAATGTGGTATGTGCGGCAGATCAAGTACGCCAGCCCGGATAAACGAGCAGAGCTGGCGGAAAAAGCCTTGAGTAGCGGGCAGGAGGCGCTGCGTATTGCCGAGGAAGCGAACGATACCAATTCGCTGTGGGTCACGCTGGATGCGCTGGGATTCATCTACGAAAGGCAACATAAGTACCTGGAACAACATGCCGTACAACATCGCCGCGAGGAACTGGCGCCTCTCATTAGCTGGCGCGAGGAACTGTATGACCTGTACACCTCGCTTGGTTGGGCGCACGAGTATATCAGTGATTATCCGGCTGCCGCGGAGTGGTTTGGTCAGGCCTGGCGTATCGCACAGACCATGGAAAGTCCCTCGCTGCTGCTGCTCAGCCTGATTGGTCGCATGTATGTGTGGTACGAATGGAATCGCTGGGACGAGGTGCGCGAGGTCGCTCACAACATCCTGCGTGTGACCGAACAATACCAGCAGGACGAACACTGGCAGCTGGATGCGCTGGAGACGCTGGCCGACCTTGCCTATCGCACAGGAGATCAGGAGGAAAGTGACCGCCTGCTGCGCCAATACAAGCGCCTGGCCGAGCAGCGCGGTATCCAACCCAAACTCTCGCGAAGTATCTATCTCGCCCGCGAAGAATGGACACGCGCGACCTCAGACTTCAAGGAGGCCTTGCAGCAAACCGAACCATTCCCCTCGCCGGCAGTTGTGGCTATCCTATCCGAACTTTATGTTATTACCGGTGAAAGCGTGGAAGCCCAGCAGGCTATGTGCGAACGCGCTCTATCACTGACGGAGCAATCAGGGTCGCGCAAGTTTCATGCTGTCGCCCTACGCGCCCGTGGTCGCATGCACCTGGAACAAGCTCATTGGGAAGATGCCGAGCGTGACCTGCAGGAAGCCCTCAAGCAGTTCGAAATACTCGATACTCCATTGGAACGGGGGCAGACGCTCTACTGTCTCGGCCTCTTCTACCGCGGCCACGCTGATGTTGTCAACCGCGACAATCCGGTCACACGCGAAGCCGATATAGGCCGCGCCCACCTCTACTTCGAGCAAGCTCTGGGCTTCTTCGAGTCCCTCAAAGCGGTCACACTGGCAGAGCGGGCACGCACAGCCCTGATGCAGGATAGTAAGGCACCGGTGTGA
- a CDS encoding MBL fold metallo-hydrolase gives MRVISLGSGSSGNALLIEAGPKGRTKILVDAGFNGRTLIERLRIAGTSPAQLQGILLTHEHTDHILGLPTLVKRYGVPVIADPLTIEAVERIFASGYITIDADQSTSIATLARDEQPSTGQLQELPIAYMIANDNRESLSDNHTNGRLDVVQNGSDRPIISQSSQPFAVGSRTMIGDIEVISFPVSHDAVAPCGYLLSAGGCRVCVAIDSGEVTATMLEAMSQADLLVIESNHDREKLLRGPYPYSLKQRILSPTGHLSNDQAADAVLRTWRGDGVRWLWLSHLSRTNNTPKLALNNMHTRLTAAKANLAQVHISVLPPGMGGVWDSTQLWSMASLWEMGE, from the coding sequence ATGCGAGTTATATCATTGGGCAGTGGGAGCAGTGGCAACGCATTACTGATCGAAGCGGGGCCAAAGGGTCGCACGAAAATCCTGGTAGATGCAGGATTCAATGGCAGAACCTTGATTGAGCGCCTGCGGATCGCCGGTACTTCTCCGGCCCAACTGCAAGGTATTTTGCTCACGCACGAGCATACCGATCATATACTGGGTCTGCCAACGCTGGTAAAACGCTATGGCGTACCGGTAATTGCCGATCCTCTCACGATAGAGGCAGTAGAGAGAATTTTTGCCAGCGGCTACATAACTATAGATGCCGACCAATCCACCAGTATCGCAACACTGGCGCGAGACGAGCAGCCATCAACAGGGCAATTGCAAGAGCTGCCCATAGCATATATGATCGCGAATGATAACCGTGAATCTCTATCGGATAATCATACGAACGGTCGCCTCGATGTGGTACAAAATGGCTCTGACCGTCCTATTATCTCACAATCATCCCAGCCGTTCGCGGTCGGCTCGCGCACTATGATTGGCGACATCGAGGTTATCTCTTTTCCGGTCTCGCATGATGCCGTAGCGCCGTGTGGTTACCTGCTGAGCGCCGGCGGTTGTCGTGTGTGCGTGGCTATCGACAGCGGCGAAGTGACCGCGACCATGCTCGAGGCCATGAGCCAGGCCGACCTGCTCGTCATCGAATCCAATCACGACCGCGAAAAACTGCTGCGCGGCCCCTATCCCTATTCCCTGAAACAGCGTATTCTCAGTCCTACTGGCCATCTCTCTAACGACCAGGCAGCAGACGCGGTCTTGCGCACCTGGCGCGGTGACGGCGTGCGCTGGCTCTGGCTCTCCCACCTCAGCCGCACCAACAACACCCCAAAACTGGCCCTGAACAATATGCACACGCGCCTGACCGCCGCCAAAGCCAACCTTGCCCAGGTGCATATCTCCGTCCTGCCACCAGGGATGGGAGGGGTATGGGACTCGACGCAGTTGTGGAGCATGGCTTCGTTGTGGGAGATGGGAGAATGA